Below is a window of Falco rusticolus isolate bFalRus1 chromosome 9, bFalRus1.pri, whole genome shotgun sequence DNA.
GAGTGTTTTCCTGCCCACGTctctccttttgctgctgaaaatcaCCCATTGTTAGCTTACAGCGAAAGCACAGGTTGTTCTTCCCCATGTGCTGCTGTGTCTCCTGGGCTTTGATCAGCGAGCAGTGTTTCTCTCTGGACATCAAGAGAGCATCTAAGTGGTATGAAATCAAAACCTGTAGGTGTGGATCTGGTTCAAGTCTCCCTGCTTCTGATGTCACTGACACTGTGGATGTGTTGTTCCAGGCAAAGCGAGGATGTGGCTGGCTCTAGCTTTGACATCCGTGGTCCATGGGATGGTATCTGGGCGATGCCTCTTTAATTTTCCATATTCTAAGAATCCAGAAGCACGGATGAACATTGTAAGTATGATGGCATTGGAGTGGAGGCAGGAAGTATCTGGGAAACATCCGGTATCAAATACTACATTTACAGATTACCTTGAAGACAAGCATCATGGAGTCTTGAAAGCATTatcctttgcctttttcttcttgcagagtGAAATGGTCTCCTTCTGGGGATACCCCAGTGAGGAGTATGATGTGCTGACAGAAGATGGCTATATCCTTCAGCTAAACAGAATTCCTTATGGGAGAAAAAATGCTGGAAGCCAAGGTAAAATCAGTATCTGTGTCATACAGGAAACCCACACCTTATGCTGTTGTCTTCTGACTGGGATACCAAGGCTTGTGCAAGAGGGTTTTCAAGATTCTCCATGACTTGGTATCTGTAGCCTCTGTTTTAATCAATAAGAACTTATAGGAAAGGCTGGTCCCTTTCAGTCCTGTTTTCTCACCCTTCCTGGAGACCTGAGTGTGGGTGATGCCCCACATACCTGGCAGGCTGCAGTCCTAGCAATGAGAAGCAGCCCATCCATCCCAGCCGCTGGTGCCTCAGGCACACCTTAGATTTTCTCTGGGAGCCTGGCTTCTAAAATGTGGTCCTGCAGCCATGTGGTGGGTCAGCAGACCAGCTTGGTACTCCTTGAGGAGCTTCCAGGGGACCCTCTTGTCCTGTGAGGTGTGACAACTGGGAGGTTCTAGATCCATTAAAAGGTGCATCTTATCCTACCACATCTCTAGGCACCTCcatgttttcctgaagagctgCCCAAGTACTGCTAAGTCTATCAGCAAAGCCTCTCTGCCAAAAACCTGCTGAGGTCCAGAGCGTAGGTACTGCTCTGCTTGTGACTTGGAAAATACCTGACGGACAGTGTCCttgcagaaaaaagcaaatgctgtgaGATGTTTCTGAAATAGTCATATCACATTACATATTGTATATGTTTAAGATAGTAATGAGGGACCTGCCACAGGGTGTGGGAGACAAGGGtttgattctcttccccatctccAGGTGTTCAAACCCTTCCCTCCTAGCCCCAAGAGCATGGCCAAAGTAACAGTAGGCCAGAcgaaaaaaaattattctgcctCCTGGTGAAATTTGTCACTCCAGCAAAGAACACACAAGCACATCTTGCTGGGACATGTCTGGGGTGAGGAAGACCTTCCAGGATTCTTCAGGGATTGGAGAAAATAAGGGGCATGGGAagactttggggtttttttatactGTCCCTCAACTCTAggtgttcatttttttaattatcagtCATCTgcagaggaggtgggaaggggtgTTGGGTAAAGGGTAAAGGGCTCTGAGATATGGTGCACCCACTGTGTCTGCTGCATAGCAAATCTGTTCTACCGAAATCAAGGAATGGACCTACCTGACACTGACACAAACCTCCATACACTTTGGCTGCCATAATTAACGACAAAGAGAATCCATAAACCATCTCAAATGATGAcagacagcattaaaaaaaaaaaaataaagtcatcaCAATGCCTGTCTTCCAGGTCCAAGGCCTGTCACATTTCTGCAACACGGTTTATTTGGAGAAGGCAGCATATGGGTTACCAATTTGGCCAACAACAGCCTGGGCTTCATTCTCGCAGATGCTGGCTATGACGTTTGGATAGGCAACAGCAGAGGGAACACTTGGTCCAAGCGACATCTGGTCCTGTCTCCCAAATGGGAGGAATTCTGGGCTTTCAGGTAAATGGGTAGTTTGTAGATCTCGGAAACAATTGACTTGTCCTcaaaagatgctgctgctctaGTTCAAAACCCATGTGCTTACCCAAGAACACACTCAGTATGATGAAGAAGCTTTTAGGGTTGTCCTGCCCTCTCCACTGGTTTTGCGGTTTGTTGGTGATGGTTGTTCATATGTAGATGCTATGCCTCTCATTAAGATGACtactcttcctcctgcagctttgATGAAATGGCTAAATATGACCTCCCAGCAACTATAAATTTTATTGAAcagaaaacaggacagaagCAGTTATATTATATTGGTCATTCACAAGGAACCACTATAGGTAAGTGGGTCTTTTTGAGTGATCTTGATGACAGTATAGGATGTCTACATTATCTTTGGGATTTGTAAAACAGTTAGTTCTTACTGAAGTCAAACTGTATTCATGAATGTTTAGAAAGagtaagactttttttcttctttgggttttttttttttcagcttttatagCCTTTTCCACTATGCCTCAGCTGGCTCAGAAAATCAAGATGTACTTTGCTTTAGCACCTGTGGCCACAGTTATATTTGTTCAAAGTCCATTTAAAAAGCTCGCATTCTTTTCTGAGTATGGGCTTAAGGTATGTTGGTCCAGACTATATTTTGCGTAGCCAAAATGAATGTAGTTTTTCACAGAGATTGGAAATTACCTACACAGCCTATTTCAAATCATTTGCAGAGAGGAACTCCGTGTTCCATCTGTTTTCATATAATGAAGGGAATCACACAACTCAGTCCAGAGTCTTTCTGTCCTGTCCTCAGTTTACTTCCCAAAATATTCTGGCAGAATTAGAGCCAAGAGAACTAGTGGTATGGGCAGGCGTGCACACAGCAGGTGTCAGAACATTGAGGAATAAAACCATTGTGGAGACTGTGAAATGAGCCCTACCATTTATCCTAAGAGTACAATGAATGTAAAGAGTTCATGCATGTAAAAACCATAGAACAGGAGCATTTAACGAGGTGCAGGGAAGTGTCCACTTGTGGGCAACCCCATACGTCAGTGTGGAGGTGCAGTAGAAGCTATGAAGTGGTGGTGCTTTGAGGAAAAGCATGACCAGTCTTTGTATTTTATGAATACATTTGTAATTTTACAGGAGATGTTTGGCACCAAAGAGTTCCTACCGCACACTGCCTTGGGTGAGCTGGTCCTTTCCAAATTCTGTGCCTGCTCAAAGACCTGCAAGAGCGTCTTGTCTATGCTCTTTGGATTTAACTGGAGTAACGTAAATATGGTACGTAGCAATAAATCTGCAGAGGCCCCTCGGTGTCCTTCCGAAGGACAAAGTCTTGGCTGCCCTGTTTTATGGAGCTAGGTGAAACCCCTTGTGAAATGCTCTCGTTTCCTTCTAGAGCCGAGTAGATGTGTACGCAGCACACTCCCCAGCAGGGACTTCAGTACAAAATGTAATCCACTGGTTGCAGGTAAACCTTCCCAGCTACTTTCCCATGCAAAAGAGAGTATGGAGCATTTTAATGGTCCTTCGTGGTCAGTCTCTTGTGATGGTTGCTGCAACACATCAGTGGTatctttgttggttttgttttcacccCTTCATAAAACGCTCAGCAGCTTCTTGAGCTGCCTGTACATCATCAAGTAGAGTGGCCCCAAAGGAGTGGATCTGCAGAGAGAAACATTTGGAGCTGAGGACCCTGCATCAACAGCAGGCACATTTCAGGGGTCTTATTTCAGACTAGTTCCAGTCTTGTCCCACAGCCCGAGTGCAGTTAGCAGTCAGATTGTAGCAGAGATTCTCCTGGACAGCATCCAATTACATGTGTTATTAATTAAGCTGAttatttctccttcttcctGTTGTGGGCATGGAGAACAGTCGCTACCAGAGCCCCTCCAACACCGAAATTGTGCTATGCTGCCCTCGTTCTCTCTGCCCTAGGTTAAAGGTACCTGGATGTTTGCACATTTCTTTGTAGATCATGGATTCAAATGGCCTCTTCATGATCCCTGCTGGACCCTCACCATTTCATGCATCTTCTCTGAAGTGTGTGCCTCAGGCTGTATGCAGAGCACAGCTTCTTCCTGGTGTGGCACTCCGGCTTAGACaccccaaaataattttgtggggtttgtAGCAAGAACACACAGTccattttctgaagtgctgtggCTCAGCAGCATTAGTCCTCATTCTGTGTATGTccaacagtttttcttttctatgtatAATTTTTTATGAGATTCTTTACTGGACTTCAGCTTATCTGATGAGTGGTGACAAAGACCAAAACTAGGAGCAGTAAGCACAAATTACAGCCCAGGTGGATCAGGTTGGAGGTGAGGAATCCTTCCCTTGGAATGGAGAGCAGCCATGGGACAGGTTGTACAGGTGGGGGGTCTCCATCCTAGGGGGGCTCAAGTCCTGGCAGGGTCAAGCTATGGCCACCCTGACCTTGTATTGCTGATAGTCCTGCTCCAGTTAGATGGGAGATGTTCAGAGGCTCCTTCCAACCAACACATCTTTGATCACATCGTTTCAGGCCACTTCTTCAGTCTACaaggaatattttcagttacaatCCCATTTTCTAGaccattttaatttcctccCATCCTGATGTTAGCCAAAACCCATATAAAAGTAATCTCTGTTCATTTACCCTATTTATAATATTATTGTTTATCCCATTTATaatattgtattattttataaacttttcagtttcatcTTTTAAACTGATTATGCCCCCCACACACAGTGCTATGATTTCATGTAGACCATTGCATGTCTGAATTTGCTGCAGGGAGTTCAAAGTGGTGCACTGAGAGCATATGATGGTGGGAGCATGTATAACAGTCTTCGCTATAGACAGGTAAGCTGCTTCAAATGGCCTAGGTCGTGGTCTTCCTTTTTACTTGCACATTCTGTTTCTATTCGTGCCTGGTGCAATTCTTCTAAATGTATTGTCCTCTCTTCACAATCTGGGCATGCAAGTAGCAAGTCAGCAGGACTTCCACTTGGAACAACAGTATTTTCTATTCTAAATCTGTAACAGTATAATctattctaaatattttacaaataccTTCTGAATGGAATAAAGTATTAGATGCTTTTCACTTATCCAGCATTTTTGTTAAGAATCCATAATCTGCCATAGAAAAGCAACAATAATGACTGTGTGACCAGTTACTATCTGAAACCTATAAAACTGCAATCTGCACGCTCATCGTAAATTGTCTAGCCATTATGGAAAGCAAGGTGCTAAGCCCTTCTGCCACCCAGACTGCCAGGGTGAATGGTGAGCAGTGAACTCTGCATCCCTTGGGAGCTCAGGCAATTCTTGTTCTATAGCAAGAAGAGTACCAGaggcacaggaaaaaagctgctttcttcctcaagccagaaaaatgaagttgttcAGAAAGTGACATGTTTCTTAACTGGAATAGTTATGCGGGAGGTAAGAAGATACAATGCTGACAAATCACCTGATGGCGAGTCCTCATGGTGTTGAGCTAAAACAGCCTTCCACGTGTGTCTTATTTTCAAGAACTTGCTTCTGAACACTTTCCTGCTGTTaagaagctgaaggaaaggCTAGTGCTTGCATGAAGTGTAACCTCAAAccgcagcagagctggctggaagggacctctagaggtctgacctccagcctcctgcttgAAGCAGGATGATCCACCAGCATTAGATCAGGGCAGCTAAATTTTTGCCTGCTTATCAAAGTTGATCAAATAGTCTGTAGTATCAGAACCAGAACTTCTAGCAGGGCAGAACTAATTTactaattaatttaaatttactCATTAAATTGTAGCACATAAAGTTACACCGCATCTTTTAGTAAgatttctttctggaagaaagCCTTTCcaggttggtggtttttttccttaattccCAAAGAATAGCAATTGCTCTTGCACAGTGTGTATTTTATTGCGTGGCAGCAGTCTCTCTCCTTTGTGGAACCCTGGTTTCCTGTCTCTTCAGGTGGGTCCACCACGCTATGACGTGAAGAACATGAAAGTGCCGACGGCCATATGGAGCGGTGGCGTGGACTGCCTGGCTGATCCCCGGGACGttgccctcctgctccccctggTTAAGAACCTGGTCCACCATAAGGTGATTCCCCAGTGGAACCACCTGGATTTCCTGCTGGGGCTTGATGCAACTGAGGTTTTGTACCAGGAAATTGTCGACATAATGAAGAGGCATCCATAAAGCTGCTGATTTGATTTGTTACGTATCTTGCCCTTGTCTCTTGTAAAATTAGTGCTGTCTGTGAATGATTTTGGAATTGGTCGTTATTTGGACCGCCTGAATGTAGTTGattaaaatgttctgcttttaacTAGAGCAGTGACAGGGTGAGGAGAGGAGCCTTTATGTTACTCCTGACTGgcactttgtttcctttcttctcctccctgctctccccccctttttttcccctcttttttttctctcttttttcttttctttttttctgtttttgtttgtttgtttgtttttgtgggttttttccccccttcatcAGCCACGTTTATTTGCAAAGTACAGGAAACATAGATGAGGAAACTGGGTTTTTAGATGTTTCACTGAAATTGATATCTCAGTGATGTGTTCTCTGAGACACGATGGCTCCTGCGTAGCCTTTCCCATGTAGTCAGCATTGTAGTGCCTGCAGTTCCCCTGCGACCTGGGGGCCTGGACCCCCTTGTAGCTCAGGTGATTCCTGGCTCCATCAGACACAGAATTCACTACCGCTGTCTCCGAGCTGGCGCTCTTACCCCTGGACCTTGAAAACTACCAACGTGGATCAGGAAGAGATCTAACAGGTCTGTGGTGAAAAAccaacagcacagaaacatcTCCTTAGAGGCAATAGAGTACTTTTGTGAAAATCGATAAAAATGGTAATTAATCCCATTTTTAATGTgggtagggttttttctttcaacaacTGAGAAGCCAAGAGGGAAGAATcgagaaagaaagaaatcctgaaatgtAATTACAAGACAGTCCAGCGTGTGATTCTGATATGCAATGTGCAAAATCCGAATATAAAAGGAGCTTAGAGATGTACACAGTGCCTATCTCTTATGGTTTATCTGAGATGTTTTGGTAATAAAGCCGAGTAATTCATTTTGTGTTGCGTATTTTCTGACTCAAGTGCTTTCTTCAAATCCAGTGTGTATACATGTGACCAAGCAGCGCTGCAAAAATCATCCCTTGTCTGTCATCGTTTATGCAGCAAACTGGGTGTGCAGGTAGCTGCCAACCACAGAGGGTTCATTTTATGTTTGGCTGAATATCATTATCAATATCCGTACTTCACAAAGAAATAAGATGAAGTCTGGCTACTTTAAGACAtaaaacatttacatatttctgtctttgtagGCTTGGGACAAATTGTGTTGAATACTGCCAGGTTCTGAGCATTTGCTCTGAACAAAACTGCAGCGCATTTCTTTGCATGGGAAAGCGTATGAGAAGGTGTTTCTTCATCCCAGGCTCCCTACGTAAGTGGAAAATAGAGGCTGAACTGTTATACCTAAGTTCACATGAAACAAAATCTGCTCTCTAAAACCCAGCTCAGTACATTGACCTTTATTTATAAACTGAAGAAGAGGTGGCTTAAACTTCAATGTTAAACATAATGATGACtggttttcacatttttagcaatattttaaactaaCAGAGGCATGTGgaccaaaagaaaacaggtcaGGGAGTTATTAAACAGGCCCATCTGCTTTCTGCCACGAGAAAGAAGGCTGCTCATTCCATGTGGCATCAGGATGGTCTCTAGCTGCTGTTGTCATATTGACTAGCAGTTGTTTAATTACTAATAgctatttttcctgtgctgtagtatgggaaatgtttttaaacctTCAGTGCAGAAAGACATCACCCTTCAGCAGAGCTGATTGCCCCCCGTACAGCATCTCTCCTGATGGATTGTAGGTCTTTGCATGGGTTTCCTCTGAACAAGAGAGAAGAGGGTCTGTTGTGTGCAGAAAGCTCCTTGAAGAAGGTTGTAGTTCCCTTGTAGGGGGGcttgaaaatttctttctgacttttgTTGCAGCCAGCCCCTTTTGGAATGGGTGTGATCTGGATGACTTTTGTTTGCACTTGCAGACCTGACCATTTCATTTACCCTGAGCGGTCAGGAGgtctcatttctttctccagttcAACACGCATTTGTAGAACAACCGAACGTGTTGCCCCACACACTGCACACACTCTATCTGTTGCACCATGGCATTTACAGAGAAGGTGGTGATCTCAGAGGTTCCACGGTGTGttgtcagctttttttttttagcctcaTGAAAGAACAGTTATTATATAAAAACATCCTTGTTTCTGCCAGCCAAAATTCTGAGGCTCATCAGAAAACCTTGATGTCTTAATGATGTGACCATCAGAAGAATCAGCTTGTTTCAGGGAAGAAGAATCTAGTTGTGAGGCAAAGTAGCATTTCAAATAGAAATTACTCAGTCACACACTGGGATACTGCCGAATTTTCAGTCAGCCatgcttcctttaaaatttcCTGGAAGATCTGCATCACCTAGAAGTAGCCATGAAAGGCAAAGTAGATGGATGAGACATGGGGGAGGaacacaggaaataattttgggTGGAGAACAATCTTTCCAAATGCTGTTGTGGGTTATTTTTTATAACAGAATTTGTTACTAGAATTTGCTTGATAGAAGTGAATGACAGTGATTCCTCTCTGATGCTGGAGGTCCTTGTGCTGGCCTTGCCGACTCCTGTAGGATGCTACGCTTATGGCAGCTGAAATGCTCATCTTACCCTATAACATGCCTCTAGCAGAGCACAGAAAGTTGCCTGGGACTCTTCCTGCAAACAATCTCCCATCCTGTGATACTACTGAATGCTCCATGATGGATATTGCAAGTCTTTGCCCACTTGCTTTATCGGTCCCTGTAAACTTTTGGCATCTGCAGCATCCTTCAGTGAGAAGCTTTGCAGAGTGACTTCTAGTGAAAAACACAGGAGCACAAGATGGCCATAGCACAGTGATGCTCTGTGTTtgtccctctgctgcttccttcatAGGTCCTGTCCTAagcctttcttctctgaagaacaaagtcagaaagcagaaatgaaaatttaatgaAAGTTATTTGAgttatttaagaagaaaagcttgCATTCATTATAGTTTCCTGGTATATCACAAAGCCACGTTGGTTGCAGTAAATAATTAATGATTTAATTCTTCTCCctcacacccacccacccaccccaccccccgttttcttcctaaatatgttgcttctgcttctgcctcatTCCAAGCAGCTTTCTGTAAAATTGTCCTTTGAGATAATGCTCTTTACCTAATCAGATTTTTCAGTTCGTTTGAGACAATCTGTTTCCAGTAAAtagttttttctcttctgaaaaaaattacttgtaaatTTTATCAGATGATCAGATTATCAGATTAGGcaattgtttgcttttctatCTTTAAGAAATTCTCTAAGCATCTTTCTGTAGTACAAAGTCTTGCTTAAGTTAATCCTGTTTAAACATGTCTTTctaaaaaaagtattctttttcaagttctgcagaaacaacttgcccaaagcaaaaaaatgcagcttcacTTGGTATTTTGCCATAAGTACAGAAGGGCTTTTCCTTGATTGCTTGGTCTCCTTTGTTGTGcgtaaacattttttttttctcttttaaaaccCTGAAACAAAGCCGTGACCCAAATCCTcgctgaaatgaaaataaagcagctcCCAACAGCAGGACATGTTTGTAGATGAGACACGTGGCGTGTGGCTAGACCCAGAAggtgtatataaataaataaataaataaactccAAATCCTTCCCCAGTGGCAGGAGCCATAGAGGGGACCAGCGACCCCAGGCAGAGCCCctcagccaggagctggggatgCCTTGGCTTAGCCAGACACGTTGTGtcccctgcctctgctcccagtGGGGTGTGCTGGGCGGGAACCTGGAAACCTGGGAAACACAGGGCAGACCAGAAATCATGAATGCACTAATTAGCAGCCTGGGGTGAATTTTCTATGCACTGATGCTGTTTTCCATGAATGCTTTTACCCAGATGCTGCCAGGCAGTCAGATGGTCGTGTCTCACCTAGATGGGGCCACAGCTGccctgagctggggctgcaccGCAGATCCCAGGGCCTCTTCCCACCACCGCTGCTGTGACAGGCTGCATGACACCCCAAAGCCTGCCACcttgttcctccccagctgtTCAGTCTGGTCTGATGTCCCTTGCTGGGACCACTGGGCTGGCGCCAAAGTCCTCAATGCACATCAGCACTGCCATGAGGCCATCATTGCTCTGTGGGAGGACACGATCTCTTTTATTGTGTGCCGTTTTGGTGGGAAACGGTAACTGAAGCTGGCAAGGCTGCACAGCAGACTCGACCCCATGCCCAGTCAGCAGATCATTTCTTGGCTGACAGACGAACACATCCCTAAATAAAAGGATCTCAAACAGGCTTTTGCCACAGGGCTCACAGGCTCCTGGAAGAGCAAGTCTGAGCTGGCCAGCCTGAGGagaagctgagctgctgctgcatcagctGAAATCCTGACGTCCCCAGGGGAGCAGTGCAGGATTGTGAAGGGCTCTGAAGGAGGCGGGAGAGAGCCACAAGTGTCATGAGAGTCTCAGCATGGGTCTCTTGTCAACACCAACAAGTAGGGTGGTCGGGATTGTCCTGGCCTGATCCTCCTGGCCACACAGGTGCCCCTTTCTGTCTGCCCAGCAAGGAGAAGTTGGATGGATGCTGGGGGCAGCTTTCCAATGCCTGGAGGCATCTGGTAAGCTTGGGTCCTTGCGTTGCTCTTTGTGGCTTGCTTCCCCACCAGTCATCCTGTAAGACAGGTCCTGCTCACCCAGTCACTGAAGGACACCTATTTGGTCTTAACCCACAAGGGCTGCCACTTGTTCCACCCTGTGATGCCTCTGGCAAAGGTTTCAGAAAGCAGTGGTCTACTTCCACGTTCAACACCGTCTCATGTCCCCAGACCCTGCCTGGGTTGTCCTTTTGGCATctccctggggagcagaagcTCTTGCTGCCCTTCTCCTAGGAGCCACCAGCTCTGACCTGAGACACACGCAGGGGGTTAAGGCAGGCTGTGAAATTGCACAAACCAGTTGATCTTGTTCAAGCACCGGCAGGTTTACCAGCCAACACCCTCTTCATTAAACCATTTCTGTGATGTCTGGCACCTGGATCAGGGTGTGCAGTGCCTCCGAGGGCGCAGCTGTGGTCTGAGGGGCAGGGTGCTCTCATTGCGGGGATGAGGAACCCATGACTGACGGAGAAGGAGCCCCAGGGCTGGTagtgcagggctgggacacCCTCTGAGGGCACGCAGCCAGGTGGTTCAGTGGTTTCATGCAAAAGGTGACATAGAGGCCCATATTTTCATAAGCAAAACTGCTCATGCTGAACATGCATTTTAGCCAACGGTCATGGCATATCCAAACTAGAGATTAAAGAGCAGCAAAGGTGCTTTTGTGCCACTCCACCTTTTATGCACTGAAATTGTATCAGTATCAGGAATGAAAGAGCCAAAAGGCAAAAGGCAAGGTTGAAGTCTGAAGACTGCCGGGGGAGAGAGAAAATCGTGAGCATTATGAGAGATAAAACCTCAGCCCTTTGGGTTTCTTTCTACCACAGGAGGACCACAGGGGTATCACAGTTCAGACAACAGGGGTAACACAGTTCAGAGACAGGATCATGCCAGGCACAACATGAATTTCGGTCAGTATTTCCTCTTACTTCTCCTCTACTCATGTCTTCTCACCAGTTCCCAGCTTTCTGCTCCTTCATTAGGGATTGTTTGGGTCTCTAGGATTTaatttctgatcttttttttaacacctaTGAACAGAAGTGAtattttttgatttattaatttgttaCCATAGACAGAGCATGCACTTGAGAAAGCAGATCTCTGCAGCTGTTCAATACATTTGTGTTTCTACTTTCTTATTCAGAAATATCAAAGAAgtcaggggagggggggcagaaGCAGGGAATGTGTCTGGAAAATTATGTTCTGGTATTGACAAGATATGTTGGGAAGAACCAGACaacagctggaggaaggagggaaaatggTAATCCGTCCCATTGCTGCTGTGATTTCTATATCCCCCCAGATATCTCATGGCCTGGAAAACTTCCCTTAACAGCAAATACTTTAGAGATATGGGTGCACAGGCACATTGCCTCATCTCTGATATAGCCACCAGGTCAAGTCCTGGCTGTCAGTTAATTTAAAGCATCTTGACCGAGGCAGCATTTCCATACTGTATTTTGTTGCATATAGATGTAATAAACTTtccctggaaacattttgggcaaataaaaagaaatgaaccATGCTTTGGAGCATTCACCCAGGGATCTCTTAGAGGCTTCAGTATTTGTAATTGGTCACAGTAGAGTGATGGACAAACTGAGGAAGATGTTGCTCTTCTCAAGAGCATTCAGCACTCTGAAATAATCAGATGTGTCTTGTGCCACAGAATCATTCTCCCACAAAAGAAGAGTAGGGCCTGGGCAAAACTGGTGAAACTGGGTGAAACAGTTCAGGTGGTCTGAAGACAGGTCCATCTGAAGGCAAAAGCCTGATCATACATCTCTTCAAAATCACACCAGCTAAAAGGTGAGTGAAATCTTTATTCAAGCAAATGAGATGTCCTTAACGACACATGTCAAGGGATGGTGAAGATCTTCTCCTTGAGATGGAGGCAGCTTCAGTAGCACCTAAGGGATGTATTTTCCCTTGTGCATCCCTCAAAACCATGACTGCTGTGGagattttttcccaaagcaaaaatgtttgtgtCATCAAGCATGGTGAGGATTGGAGGGAAATTGCAATCGATATTGATTGTAGATCATTATCTGTCTCCTCTGTATTAATGATGGGTTGGGTTTTGCTCATTTCAGCAGTAAATTAATCAGCCTGGAGGGTCTGTTGAGCATGTCTGCTAGTGCACAGGTTAAGAAATCCTCAGTCCCCTTAGTCTGCCTCCTAACTAGTAACTCACAACATGGACCTATGGTAATCTGTTGTAAGGCAAATACATTCGCCAGTATTTTTACCTCTTCATCTGGATCATGAGCTGCCTACTGCTTTTGACAACAGTCCATACATTTGGTGATTAGGACCCATGTGGGAAGAAATACACCCTCGccctatttttttaattctatatAATTAAAGAGGCCAAACCATGAAACGGGCCCATGAGCAAACACGTGAGGAGAAATTGGCCATTTTCAGGTTTAGGCTGGAAATCCCAGCTACTGCCTCAGACGGCAGGTCCTGCTGCAGGCTCGGTAGGTGCAGGGGGGGACAAAAAGTCTCTAGGCTGGTTGTTTGGGTGGAGCTCAGCAAGTTTATAGCTGGGTTGGATGTGGCACCAGTGACAGCCAGGCCTGCGGGTCCTTGGCTCCTGAGCTTCTCCAGTTTGGTGCAGCAGGttatttctttgtgaaagaTCCTGATTTGGGAAGCAGTATAAAACGGTGGTTAGGA
It encodes the following:
- the LOC119153499 gene encoding lipase member K-like, translating into MWLALALTSVVHGMVSGRCLFNFPYSKNPEARMNISEMVSFWGYPSEEYDVLTEDGYILQLNRIPYGRKNAGSQDAGYDVWIGNSRGNTWSKRHLVLSPKWEEFWAFSFDEMAKYDLPATINFIEQKTGQKQLYYIGHSQGTTIAFIAFSTMPQLAQKIKMYFALAPVATVIFVQSPFKKLAFFSEYGLKEMFGTKEFLPHTALGELVLSKFCACSKTCKSVLSMLFGFNWSNVNMSRVDVYAAHSPAGTSVQNVIHWLQGVQSGALRAYDGGSMYNSLRYRQVGPPRYDVKNMKVPTAIWSGGVDCLADPRDVALLLPLVKNLVHHKVIPQWNHLDFLLGLDATEVLYQEIVDIMKRHP